One window of Chamaesiphon minutus PCC 6605 genomic DNA carries:
- a CDS encoding STM4015 family protein, protein MGIYQHVEKFIGKPIVEYTTDTGIAYPIEIIYRMSVEYDSEHSILDLLAHFTEHPNASRVPGLIIGMWDCEESSQNVVDFLVNASQKLPSLSALFLGDITGDENEISWIEQSDLSPLLTAYPQLEHLQIRGNDGLVLGELKHDRLKTLIVETGGLSVERVREVCQAQLPQLEHLELWLGDDNYGGDTTVEDLAPILSGKLFPNLKYLGLRDSCIADSIATAVAKAPVLQQIKVLDLSLGNLGDVGAAALLASPLIKHLAKLDLNHHYIPEEFRSKFEELGIDVDLSDEQEVDEDDDEEYRYIAVSE, encoded by the coding sequence ATGGGCATCTATCAACACGTAGAAAAATTCATCGGCAAGCCAATTGTCGAATATACAACCGATACTGGAATTGCCTACCCGATCGAGATAATTTATCGAATGAGTGTAGAGTATGACTCAGAGCATAGCATTCTCGATTTACTTGCGCATTTTACAGAACATCCCAATGCCAGCAGAGTTCCTGGCTTAATTATCGGGATGTGGGATTGTGAGGAAAGCAGTCAGAATGTTGTCGATTTTCTCGTCAATGCTAGTCAAAAACTGCCCAGCCTGTCGGCACTTTTTTTAGGTGATATTACGGGTGATGAAAATGAAATATCTTGGATCGAACAAAGCGATCTCTCACCACTCTTAACGGCTTATCCGCAGCTAGAACATTTACAGATACGCGGTAATGATGGATTGGTACTTGGAGAGCTAAAACACGATCGATTAAAAACATTAATCGTCGAAACTGGTGGGTTGAGCGTCGAAAGAGTTCGGGAAGTATGTCAGGCGCAGTTGCCACAATTAGAACATTTAGAATTATGGTTGGGTGACGATAATTATGGCGGCGATACAACGGTAGAAGATCTAGCTCCGATTTTAAGTGGAAAATTATTTCCCAATTTAAAGTATTTAGGTTTGAGAGATAGTTGTATAGCAGACTCGATCGCCACTGCGGTAGCAAAGGCACCCGTGCTGCAACAAATCAAAGTCCTCGATCTATCTTTGGGTAACTTAGGTGATGTCGGTGCTGCTGCTTTATTAGCAAGCCCATTGATAAAACACTTAGCAAAACTCGATCTCAATCACCACTATATTCCTGAAGAATTCAGATCTAAATTTGAAGAATTGGGTATTGATGTCGATCTAAGTGACGAGCAAGAGGTAGACGAAGATGATGACGAAGAATATCGATACATTGCCGTCTCTGAATAA
- a CDS encoding STM4013/SEN3800 family hydrolase has translation MNVDRLIGTHDFLFITLDTLRYDVAQECLTNGYTPNLARLLPGGKWERRHTPASFTYAAHQAFFAGFLPTPDLPGKHPRLFALSFAGSETTGENTCVFETADIISGFAQREYHTICIGGVGFFNKQNALGNVLPGMFAESHWDISLGVTDPNSTENQVRLAIECLAKLPRSQRVFLFINISALHQPNCIFLPGETIDSPITQAAALAYVDRHLPPLFEAMQQRAPIMGIICSDHGTAYGEDDYHGHRLSHPVVWHVPYAEFILPRLDRSEANAL, from the coding sequence ATGAACGTCGATCGATTAATTGGTACCCATGATTTCCTATTTATTACCCTCGACACCCTCCGGTACGATGTCGCGCAAGAATGCCTAACAAATGGATATACACCCAACTTAGCGCGATTATTACCTGGAGGTAAGTGGGAGCGCAGACACACGCCTGCAAGCTTCACCTATGCCGCTCACCAGGCATTTTTTGCAGGCTTTTTACCCACCCCAGATTTACCAGGCAAACATCCTCGGTTATTCGCCCTCAGTTTTGCAGGGAGCGAGACAACGGGCGAAAATACTTGTGTCTTTGAAACGGCAGATATTATCTCTGGATTTGCCCAGCGGGAATATCATACAATTTGTATCGGTGGGGTGGGCTTTTTTAATAAGCAAAATGCGTTAGGTAATGTGTTACCAGGGATGTTTGCCGAGAGTCACTGGGATATTAGTTTGGGTGTAACCGATCCTAATTCTACGGAAAATCAGGTCAGGTTGGCGATCGAATGTTTAGCCAAATTACCTCGATCGCAACGGGTATTTCTATTTATCAATATTTCCGCTTTACATCAGCCAAATTGTATCTTTCTGCCTGGAGAAACGATCGATTCACCGATTACTCAAGCAGCCGCATTAGCTTATGTCGATCGACATCTTCCCCCATTATTTGAGGCAATGCAACAACGCGCTCCGATAATGGGGATTATCTGCTCGGATCATGGGACTGCTTATGGGGAGGATGATTATCATGGGCATCGATTGAGTCATCCAGTGGTGTGGCATGTGCCTTATGCTGAGTTTATCTTGCCTCGGCTCGATCGATCTGAAGCTAACGCGCTTTGA
- a CDS encoding STM4014 family protein encodes MLNFVLIANPETRRVQLFQQALARYGLPPARLIAYADLLANRCDLAQFDSPDTIFRFDAPERSFDVDRGFIAAGAELEPDGRHQRISTSAAAQLPEDLGRIWYQRQWYLGWCDRLRSWTANLQGRILNHPDDIIIMFDKVRCQQILAAAGIPVPPMLSIDLNLQSKIQNPKSKIDKLMDERNINRVFIKLAHGSSASGVVAYERRHGYERAITTVERVVEAGELRFYNSRLIRQYRDPDAMADIINFLAAESVQAETWLPKARLEGREFDVRVVVVGGKARQAVIRVGNSPMTNLHLGNDRREVTDLPTGLSPAAWAEMLATCERAAACFPNTFYCGIDLLIAPNLREHYILEMNAFGDLLQGITWQGEDTYTTEVRMLIEEEETRRLGDWEISRN; translated from the coding sequence ATGCTGAATTTCGTCCTAATTGCTAACCCCGAAACCCGACGCGTGCAACTATTCCAGCAAGCACTAGCACGTTACGGATTACCGCCAGCCAGACTAATCGCCTACGCCGATTTGCTCGCCAATAGGTGCGATTTAGCTCAATTTGACTCCCCAGATACTATCTTCCGATTTGACGCGCCAGAGCGCAGTTTTGACGTCGATCGAGGGTTTATTGCCGCAGGTGCCGAACTGGAGCCAGATGGACGACATCAACGTATTAGTACCAGTGCAGCGGCGCAGTTACCAGAAGATTTGGGGCGGATTTGGTATCAACGTCAATGGTATCTCGGCTGGTGCGATCGATTGCGATCGTGGACGGCTAATTTGCAAGGGCGAATCTTAAATCATCCCGATGATATTATCATCATGTTTGATAAAGTCCGGTGTCAGCAAATATTAGCAGCAGCAGGTATTCCCGTACCACCAATGTTATCGATCGATCTCAATCTCCAATCCAAAATCCAAAATCCAAAATCCAAAATCGACAAATTGATGGACGAGCGAAACATCAATCGAGTATTTATTAAACTGGCGCATGGCTCCTCCGCTTCGGGAGTGGTTGCTTACGAACGTCGGCATGGATACGAACGGGCAATTACGACTGTAGAAAGAGTTGTCGAAGCAGGAGAATTACGGTTTTATAATTCGCGATTGATTCGGCAATATCGCGATCCAGACGCGATGGCGGATATTATCAATTTTCTGGCTGCTGAATCAGTTCAAGCCGAAACATGGCTTCCCAAAGCACGATTGGAAGGAAGAGAATTTGACGTGCGGGTGGTAGTCGTTGGTGGTAAAGCGCGTCAAGCAGTAATTCGAGTGGGCAATAGCCCCATGACTAATTTACACTTAGGAAACGATCGCCGAGAAGTTACCGATTTACCTACGGGTTTATCGCCTGCGGCTTGGGCGGAAATGTTAGCTACCTGCGAACGCGCTGCTGCTTGTTTTCCCAATACTTTCTATTGTGGCATCGATTTATTAATCGCGCCCAATTTGAGGGAACACTATATTCTAGAAATGAATGCATTTGGTGACTTGCTTCAAGGGATTACTTGGCAAGGTGAAGATACTTATACAACGGAGGTAAGGATGTTGATAGAAGAGGAGGAGACTAGGAGACTAGGAGACTGGGAAATAAGTAGGAACTAG